One Desulfosoma caldarium DNA segment encodes these proteins:
- a CDS encoding TetR/AcrR family transcriptional regulator — translation MALRRDGLATRTRLLEAACEVFAEKGYRGARLVDICRRAGANIAAVNYHFGDKASLYVQAWKHAFRKDLKEGPVVSEHVPPRERFAALIRDLLINFVKKSRHGQFTRLYFQELANPTGLIRDALQELIEPHRLFLLKLLSDLTGLPTNDERLLFSELSIINQCRAVFTVRPEDLEYLLGQPISQDLIDRLAEHIIRFSLGGLRAVTPCLAVDEEEDAPRPS, via the coding sequence ATGGCTCTGCGACGCGACGGGCTCGCCACACGCACACGGCTTTTGGAAGCCGCCTGCGAGGTCTTTGCCGAAAAGGGCTACCGCGGGGCCCGCCTCGTGGATATATGTCGTCGCGCAGGGGCCAACATCGCAGCAGTGAATTATCACTTTGGAGACAAGGCTTCCCTTTACGTGCAAGCGTGGAAACATGCCTTTCGCAAAGACTTGAAAGAGGGGCCTGTGGTGTCCGAGCATGTGCCGCCGCGGGAACGGTTCGCTGCCCTGATTCGTGACCTGCTGATCAACTTTGTGAAAAAGAGCCGCCACGGGCAGTTTACCCGTCTCTACTTTCAAGAACTGGCCAATCCCACAGGCCTCATTCGGGATGCGCTGCAGGAACTTATTGAGCCCCACCGCCTGTTTCTTCTCAAGCTGCTTTCCGACTTGACGGGACTGCCCACCAACGACGAGCGTCTTCTTTTCAGCGAACTGAGCATCATCAATCAGTGTCGGGCCGTCTTTACGGTGCGCCCGGAAGACCTGGAATACCTCTTGGGACAGCCCATATCCCAGGATCTCATCGACCGACTGGCCGAACATATCATTCGGTTTTCTTTGGGTGGGCTCAGGGCCGTAACCCCTTGCCTCGCCGTGGATGAAGAAGAGGATGCGCCACGGCCTTCCTGA
- a CDS encoding efflux RND transporter periplasmic adaptor subunit, with amino-acid sequence MQGRKGFRSQELSRYWRRCAGVCCADNSVRVARWWAALFLTVGLLGWAGVDPILGADPSNSGQNKPVPVGVVPVRVKDVNPATEYVGHVEALQTVDLRARVEGFLQEVRFREGARVRAGDVLYVIEQDLYKARVEASKAQVAQAEAALDRADRYLKRLRAARAESVPATDMDNAVTARAEAAARLQAAKAQLAIDQLQLSYTVVTSPITGRIGRTAYTVGNLVGPSSGVLARIVQEDPIRVVYGVSENDVAAVQAALREAASGKNNRVLAPSLRLLDGTAYASTGTVQFVDNQVDPSTGTIAVRAVFPNPDGLLIPGQYVTVLVKARDPNPLPVVPQSAVLVDQKGHYVLIVDASGTVAARYISLGPTLGTEWAVTSGLVEGEQVIVQGLQKVRPGQTVRPEVLTEQRG; translated from the coding sequence ATGCAGGGGCGCAAAGGGTTTAGGAGTCAGGAGTTGAGCCGCTATTGGAGGCGATGCGCCGGAGTGTGCTGTGCCGACAACTCGGTCAGAGTCGCCAGGTGGTGGGCGGCTCTTTTTTTAACGGTTGGGCTTTTGGGGTGGGCCGGGGTCGATCCCATTCTTGGAGCCGACCCTTCGAATTCGGGGCAGAACAAGCCCGTGCCCGTAGGTGTCGTGCCCGTTCGAGTCAAAGACGTAAACCCGGCCACGGAATACGTGGGCCATGTGGAAGCGTTGCAGACGGTGGACCTTCGAGCTCGCGTGGAGGGTTTTCTTCAAGAAGTGCGTTTTCGGGAAGGAGCGCGGGTGCGTGCCGGCGATGTGCTTTATGTGATTGAGCAGGACCTTTACAAGGCCCGTGTGGAAGCATCCAAGGCCCAGGTGGCCCAGGCCGAAGCCGCGCTGGACCGGGCCGATCGCTATCTTAAAAGGCTTCGGGCAGCCCGCGCGGAAAGTGTTCCCGCCACAGACATGGACAATGCGGTGACGGCAAGAGCGGAAGCAGCGGCGCGCTTGCAGGCGGCCAAGGCCCAGCTGGCCATCGATCAACTCCAATTAAGCTACACGGTGGTGACCTCACCCATTACCGGGCGCATCGGCCGTACGGCCTATACGGTGGGGAACCTTGTGGGGCCCAGTTCCGGAGTCCTTGCGCGCATTGTCCAAGAAGACCCGATCCGTGTCGTCTACGGAGTCAGTGAAAACGATGTGGCGGCGGTTCAGGCCGCCTTGCGGGAAGCCGCTTCCGGAAAAAACAATCGGGTGTTGGCCCCCTCCTTGCGGCTTCTGGACGGGACGGCCTATGCGTCCACGGGTACCGTACAGTTTGTGGACAACCAGGTGGATCCTTCGACGGGAACCATTGCGGTGCGAGCCGTATTTCCCAACCCGGACGGGCTGTTGATTCCCGGCCAGTACGTCACGGTGCTGGTCAAGGCTCGGGACCCTAACCCCTTGCCGGTGGTGCCGCAGTCGGCCGTTCTGGTGGATCAAAAGGGTCATTACGTCCTGATTGTGGATGCTTCAGGCACGGTGGCGGCTCGATACATCAGCCTTGGGCCGACCCTGGGCACCGAGTGGGCCGTGACCTCAGGGCTGGTGGAGGGGGAACAGGTCATCGTGCAGGGCCTTCAGAAGGTGCGGCCCGGCCAGACGGTGCGCCCTGAAGTGTTGACGGAACAAAGGGGGTAG